The region TACGAGCTCTTTCTTGCAGCTTACAGAAAGAAATAAAACCAATACTATTACTATAAAATTCTTCATAGTTGTTTTTTATCTGTCAAACAATAATCTTTTTCCGGCTCTGGTATCTTTTACTTTAAAATTATTATACACCAATTCTCCGTTTACAAAAGTATGCGTAATTCTGGATTTAAAAGTATATCCTTCAAAAGGAGACCATCCACATTTATAAAGAATGTTTTCTGATTTTACATTCCACGGCAAACTTGGATTTACGATTACTAAATCGGCATAATATCCTTCTTTGATAAACCCTCTTTTTTCGATTTTAAAAAGTTTAGCCGGATTATGGCACATTTTCTCCACGATTTTCTCCACGCTGATTTTCCCCTGATGATGTGCTTCAAACATGGCCACAACCGCATGCTGTACCAACGGACCTCCAGAAGGCGCATTTAAGTAAGACTGCATTTTTTCTTCTTTTGTATGAGGAGCATGATCTGTTGCAATAACATCGATTCTTCCATCATTTAAAGCTTTCCAAAGTTCTGCACGATCATCGGCTGTTTTAACTGCAGGATTCCATTTGATGAAATTTCCTTTTGTTTTATAATCTTCATCTGTAAACCAAAGATGATGCACACAAACCTCAGCGGTAATTTTTTTCTCTTCTAACGGAATTTTATTGGTAAATAATTCCATTTCTTTCGCTGTTGAAAGGTGAAAAATATGCAATCTCGCTCCGGTTCTTTTAGCTAAAGCCACCGCTTTTGAAGAAGAAATATAACAAGCTTCAGCACTTCTGATCAAATTGTGAGCCGTTACAGGAACGTCATCTCCATATTGTTCTTTAAATGCTGCAAGGTTATTCTTGATAGTCGTTTCATCTTCACAGTGAACTGCAATTAACATTGGAGTGCTTGAAAAAATCTTTTCTAAAACTGCTTCATTATCTACCAGCATATTTCCTGTTGAAGAGCCTAAGAAAATTTTAATTCCGGCAACATTTTTTGGATTGGTTTTTAAAACTTCTTCCAAATTATCATTTGTTGCTCCCATCATAAACGAATAATTCGCAAATGATTTTTGAGAAGCTATCTGATATTTATCTTCTAATATTTCCTGAGTAACTGCATTGGGAACCGTATTGGGCTGTTCAATGAAAGAAGTAATTCCCCCTGCAACAGCAGCTCGGGATTCAGACTCAATATCTCCTTTATGCGTTAATCCCGGTTCTCTGAAATGTACCTGATCGTCTATTGCTCCCGGCATTAAATAATTACCTTCGGCATCTACAACAATACAATCTGATGTTTTTAATGAAATGCTGTCCGCAATTTCAACAATCAGATCGTTTTCAATTAAAACATCACCTTCAAAAATTGTCCCTTCGTTTACAATTTTGGCATTTTTTATTAAAATCCTATTCATCGTGGTTGGTTTATAATGAATTGACTAATTTTCTTAATCTTAGCGAAATTACTCCAAGTATTGCTTCTTTAATAATGGCATTACTCATTTTAGAAACTCCTTTTGTTCTGTCTGTAAAAATAATAGGAACTTCTGTGATTTGAAATTTAGCGCAGTATGTTCTGTATTTCATTTCAATTTGAAACGCATACCCCACAAATTTTATTTTATTCAGATTGATTTTCTCCAGAACTTCTCTTTTGTAACACACAAAACCGGCTGTAGCGTCGTGAATCTTCATTCCGGTAATAAATTTTACATAAACCGAAGCAAAGTACGACATCAAAACGCGGCTTAAAGGCCAGTTCACCACATTTACCCCTTTTACATAACGAGAACCAATTGCTAAATCTGCTCCACCAAAATGGCAGGCATCATACAGCTTTTCAAGATCATTAGGATTGTGAGAAAAATCGGCGTCCATTTCAAAAATGAATTGATACTCTCTTTCCAATGCCCATTTAAACCCGTGAACATAAGCGGTTCCTAAACCGGATTTTTTAGTTCTTTGTTCTAAAAAAAGTTTATCCGGAAATTCTTCCTGTAAAGCAATTACTTTTTTTGCTGTATAATCGGGAGAATTATCATCGATAATCAGTAAATGAAAAGCTTTATGCTGTGAAAGTACAGCTCTTACTATACTTTCTATGTTCTCGATTTCGTTGTATGTGGGAATTATGACAATACTATCATTCATTTTTTCTGGGTAATTTCACGGCAAAAGTAAACTTTTTATAGCATTTGATTCATAATAAATATATAATAAAAGTATTGCATCAAAAAATTACTAATTTTGTAACGCTATGATTGAACAACTTCATCCTCGAATTCTGGAAAACAAAGACTGGGCAACACTTTTATTTGTGCTGACCTTTGCTGTTGTTGCCATGACAAAATCGGCTTACGAAACTAGATTCAGTGAATTTAGTAAACTTATTTTTTCTGATAAATATGCTAAGATTTATCGTGACAACAGTCACATGAAAAGCAGTTTTACAGTTGGTTTGTTTTTTGTACAGATTGTCTCGTACGCATTTTTCATTCAGCTTACGATGAACATTTTTGGATATGCTTCTAAAACCGACTGGATTTTGTTTATTCAGATTGCCACTTTCCTTCTTTATTTCATTTTAGGAAAATATTTAATCGAGAAAATTGTAGCCACTTCCTTTAATATTGATGATTTTGTAGAGCTTTTTAACTTACAAAAAGTAACTTACAGGACTTATATCGGCGTTTTAATCCTTCCAATTAACGCTATTTTGTTCTATTACAATAATATTCCGCAAATTATACCGCTTGGAATCATTGGTATTTCGCTGTGTATTAGCGTATACTCTTACTTTATTTCAATTAAAACATATCAAAACGTAATAATCGGCAAGTTATTTTATTTTATTTTGTATCTTTGCGCTCTTGAAATAGCCCCTTATTATTTTCTTTATTATTGGATAACAAAAGGGAGTGCTTAGAAAATGTTTATAATATGAAAGTGAAAACAATTTTGGTGTCACAGCCTGAACCTAAAGTGGAGAATTCTCCTTACTTTGAGCTCCAACAAAAACACAAAATAAAAATTGATTTCAGACCATTTATTCATGTGGAAGGGGTTAGCGCAAAAGAGATTCGATTACAAAAAATCGATCTTAATCATTACACTGCGATCATTTTAACAAGTAGAAATGCTGTAGATCATTTTTTTAGAGTTGCTGATGAAATGCGTTACAAAGTTCCAGAAGGATTGAAGTATTTTTGTCAATCTGAGGCTGTCGCTTTCTACCTTCAAAAGTATGTTGTGTACAGAAAACGTAAAATTTACGTTGGAGCAAAAGATTTTGCAGATTTATCTCCGCTAATTAAGAAGTACAAAGACGAAAAGTTTTTGCTTCCAGCATCTGACCAGTTAAATGCAGATGCACCTGTAACATTAAACAGTCTAAAAGTAGATTGGGCACAAGCTATATTCTACAGAACTGTAATGAGTGATTTATCTGATTTAGCAGACGTTTATTATGACGTTTTAGCTTTCTTCAGTCCAACCGGAATCAAGTCATTGTTTAAGAATTTCCCGGATTTTAAACAAAATGATACTCGAATTGCTGTATTTGGAAGCACCACTCAGAAAGAGGCTTTAGACCATGGTTTAAGAATTGATATTCTTGCTCCAACTCCCGAAACGCCTTCTATGACAATGGCACTTGAAAAATACGTTGCAGAAGCAAACAAAGGAAAATAAACCTGACCAAGAGAAAAATATTTAAATTCCAAATTCCAACTTAATCAATTGGGATTTGGAATTTTTCTTTTTTAACCAATTCCTGATCTCCGTTGGTTTCCCGTGGCTGAAACCACGGGCTATGTTTTTGAAATTTGGAATTTCCATTAGAAGAATTTTATTCTTCCTTCATTTTAACTACATTTGATTTCTATTCCAAACCCAAATCACAAAAAATAGTTTCAAATTGTAAGTTATGAAAATCAACTCCCTCTTAATTGAAATTGACGGAATCGACAAAGAGATTCTCCGTTACTTAATGGATGATGCCAGAAAGCCAATTCTGCAAATTGCCAATAAAATCGGAATTTCCGGTGCTGCAATTCATCAGCGATTAAAAAAACTGGAGCAATCAGGCGTTATTTCCGGATCAAAATTTACAGTAAACCCAAAAGTTTTAGGTTACAACACCATGGCTTTTGTTGGAGTTTATCTGGACAAAGCCTCCAGAAATTCTGAAGCAGTAAAAGAACTAAGAAAAATCCCCGAAGTTTTAGAATGTCATTATACTACCGGAAACTGGTCGGTTTTAATTAAAATTATTTGTCGTGATAACGAACATTTAATGCAGCTTTTAAACACCAAAATTCAAGCTATTGAAGGTGTTTCAAGAACCGAAACTTTTATTTCTCTAGATCAGCAAATTGACAGGCAAATTCAGCTTTAGAAAAAAAGAAATTTCAATTTTCTAAAACCCAAATTCCAAAAACATAACCCGTGGTTTCAACCACGGGAACGAAAAGAGTAAAAAAGAAAAATTCCAAACCCAACAAAATTGGAATTTGGAATTTTATGATATTGAAAATTAAATTTATTTAGTTCCTTCTATTGCCTGCGTAAATCGAGATATAGTACAACAACGTTGCTATAGATCCAATTGCTGCCACTACATAAGTTCTGGCAGCCCATTTTAAAGCATCTTTTGCACCAGCTTGTTCTTCCTGAGTTAGCATATGTTTGTTTTCAAGCCATGCTAAAGCTCTGTTACTTGCATCATATTCTACCGGAAGTGTAATGATAGAAAATAAAGTTGTTGCTGCAAAAATGATAATTCCAATTAACAACAACCCCGGAAAGGCTTTGATCATTAAGATTCCGGCAAGTAAAATCCATTGTACATAATTCGATGCTACACTTACAATTGGCACTAATTTAGAACGCATAGTTAGCCACTCGTAACCAATTGCGTGCTGTACTGCGTGACCGCATTCGTGTGCTGCAACTGCCGCCGCGGCAGCATTTCGATGATTATAAACCGCTTCACTTAAGTTTACTGTTTTATCTGAAGGATTATAATGATCTGTTAACTGACCCGGAGTCGAAATCACACGAACATCTGTAATTCCGTTATCGGCAAGCATTTTTTCAGCGATTTCTCTTCCGCTCATTCCATTTCTTAACTGTAATTTCGAGTATAATTCAAATTTACTTTTTAGCTGAGAGCTTACCAGCCAGCTGAATAACATGATAGCTCCAGCAATAATTAGGTATCCTGATCCCATTTTTTTTTGTTTTTTTTGATTGAAAATTAAAGTTACAAAACAAACATCAAATTGTGAACCAATTTAACAAAATGCCATTTTGACATTTTTACGGCTCTTCTGTCTCAATTCAGCATATTATTTTTAAGCAGAAAAGCGATTAATTCTGCCACATTTTTCATTTTATATTTCTGAAGAATATTTCGACGGTGCGTCTGGACTGTTAGAAAACTCAAAAACAAATCATCTGCAATTTCCTGAGTCGATTTTCCCTGCGAAAGCAATAATGCAATATCACGTTCCCTGCGACTCAAAGCCGGAATACGTTCTAATTCTTCAGACAAAGGCTGACTTATGATTGTTTTTACTTCTTCGCTAAAAACGATTTCACCGCCAATGGCTTTATAGATACAATTTTTGAATTCATCGAAAGAGGCATTTTTAAGAATATATCCATTTCCTCCATTCTGAATGAACTGCATAACCAAACTTCTTTCAGACTGACTGCTCATCCCTATAATGACAATTTTAGGATGCTTCTGTTTGATTGTTTTACACAAATCAACCCCATTGATTACGGGAAGAAAAATATCCATCAAAATCAAATCTACTGTATTATCTTCTATATAATCTAAAAGCGCTAAGCCCGATCCAAATTTTTCCACGATTTTGATGTTTTCCAAATCAGACAACAAACCTGCGATTCCTGAAATTACAATCGGATGATCGTCTACAATTACTGTTTTATATATCATATTTTTTAAACTCTAATTAAACCTTCAGCTCTATATAAGTTGAAGTTCCTTTATTGATAACAGAATCAATTTCTAATTTCCCATTCAAAAATGCAACACGGTTTTTTATATTTCGCAGTCCCATTCCTTCACGTTTCTGCGCATGTTCAACATTAAACCCAATTCCGTTATCTTCAACTGTAATAAAATAAACATCTTTATTTTGCGAACAGGAAACTAAAATTTGTGTGGCTTTTGCATATTTTAATGAATTATTCAAAAGTTCCTGAATAATTCGAAAAATCGTTACTTTAAAATGTTCAGGTACACTGGTTTTTTTTATCAAATACTGTAATTCAATCACCGTTTCTGAATTAGAATAAGATGCGCATAAATCTTTTAATGCATGTTCTAAACCTAATTTCATTAAACTTTCCGGCATTAAATTCTGCGAAATATTTCGAAGTTCTTTAATAGAATCGTTAAGCATTTCGTTGATATTCGGATTGTTTTCTTTATTCTCGCGGTCAGCCAGATTCAGATGCATTTTTAAACCGGAAAGCATACTGCCCAACCCGTCATGTAAATCTCTGGCAATTCTTTTTCTCTCAATTTCTTCTCCCTGAATCAGAGCGTTTGAAATGGATAATTTCTTTTCATTTTCGAGCACATCCAATTCTTGTTTATGGTTGACCTCTTTTTGAAAACTTAATTTTTTCTGATAATTATTCCAGCTCCATAAAAACAAAACGGTCAAAAACAGCAGAAAGGAAAGCACTGCAAAAAGCATCGAATTCAATCTATTGTTATTGACCTGCAGCACTGCTTTTTCATTTTCAGACTGTAACAAAGAGATTTTTTTTTCGCTTTCAGCTTTTTTGTATTTGGCCTCCAATTCGACAATCTCATTTTTTAGCTTTGCATCATTAAGACTGTCATTTATTACATTGTATTTATTAGAATAATAATATGCTTTCGAATATTCTTTCGTTGCATTATAAACCTTGGATAATTCTTTATAGTAATTCTTTTTATCTACTATAAAAGGTGTATTGGTTATTAAATATTCGATATTACTTTTTGCTCTATCATAATTTTTAAGTTTAAAAAGCACTTCATATTCGGCAAATTTCAATCGGTTTAAAGCAACCAGATTATTGTGTCTTGCAGATGATTTTATTCCTTTATCAAAACTCATCAAAGCTTCAGTATGTTTATTTTGTTTGGCATAATAAATCCCTTCCGAATAAAAATAAGAATCATTCAAATTCGATTCCGGATAATCCTTTAAAATCTCAAATGCTTTATCGAGAATACTTTTAGCATCATAAAAATGTTTGAGTTCTACTAAATTCTCTGCATTTATGATATAGGTCTCCATTTTGGATTCTGCGAGTGTAGCCGACTTTTTAGTCGTACTTTCAATATATTTCTGTGCCTGATCGAGGTATTCTGCCGCTTTTTCCCTTTCATTATTATTCATAAAAATAATAGCTACAGCTTTACTCAAACCACTGATTAATTCATAATCACCACTTTTTTTCGCAATCGGAATGGCTTCGTTTACCAAAAGTCGCATATAGGCATTTTCCTTATTCTTATGTTGTTGTAGAATTCCGTAATTCTGCAATACAATAGCGCGAAGCCTATAAGCTTCTTTATAACGGTATTTTTTTAGTTTTTCATTGGCTTCCAGCAAAGCTTTTTCATAACCTTCCAAATCTCCTTTTTCAGCAAAACTATAAGCATTGTAATAAAGAGCCGCATCTTTTATAAAAGGAAATTTTGTTTTCAAACGGTTTGCCTGTTCCAGATATTCTTTATAGCTCTTAACATCCTGAACCATCAAAAACAATTTAGCCAGTCTAAAACTGTTCAAACTCTTAATACTGTCTGATTTTACATTTTTAGTATAATTCACAATACTATCAATGTAGGCCGTATCATCATCTAACGAAAGAATTACCTGAGAATAGGAAAAAGCAGAAAAGCTTAGAAAAAGCAGTAAGGCGTGGATTTTCTTCATAAATGGGGCATTTACTCAAAGTTATTAAAGCTTAATGACTTTCGAAAAGAAAATCCTTGCTTTTACCTGATATCAGGTAATAAAAAATACATTTTATCAGGTATTGCCGTCCGCATAATAAGAATCTAACTTTGTTTTGTTATGAATATTAATTAAAGAATTTTATTATGAAATCAGTTTTGAAAACTTTAGCAATTGTATTGACTCTTGCTTTTACAGCAGTTTCTTGCAGTAGCGATAATGATGATAATGGCTCAGGAAATAACTCAAGAGACATAAGATATGAAATTACTGGAAATTACACAGGAACTGCTTCTGTTACATATTTTGAAAAAGGAGGAAATGCATTAAATGAAGACCTTACTAAACTTCCTTGGACTAAAGAATTTACTGCAGAAGCAAAATCTGTAGGAGCATCATTAAGTGCTAGCGGATATGGTGGTCAGGCTGGACAAACATTAACCGGAAAAATTTACATTGGAGGAAAATTAGAGAATGAATTAACTGCAACAGCAAATAGTGACGGAATCATTGTATTATCTCTTACTCCTTATGTTTTTCCTCTTTAAAGGTTAGTTTTAGAATTTAGATTTAAGTTTTTGGTAAAAAGAAAGCTTCGTAGGGGAAATTACGAAGCTTCTTTTTTTTTATGATTCTAATTGATTGTTAACTTCTTCAAATTTTTCTATTAGACTATTCAATTTACTTTGTTGTTTTTTTATTTGTTTCGGGCGAATATAAAACCAGTTAAACAACATCCAAAGCAGAGTAATTCCATAAGTCAAACTTGCTCCCAAAAATGACATTCTGCTTGCATATTCATACATATACAAACAGATTCCAATAGTTAAAGCAATAAAATAAAAACTCATCATTTTAGTTTGTAGAAATTGCTGCTTCTTTTTTATTTCAATCAATTTCTGAAGATAATCATGATTGCTTTGTTCTGCATCAATGCTATTGTAAATTTTCAATAATCGATTATAAACCAAAACATAAATCACCATTGCCAGTATTGTTAAAACAATTCCTATTTTGGTCGAGATAAACTGGGGCTGATAATACATCCAGATAAAAATTATAAATGCACCGGTTGCAAAAAGCAAAATATTAGTAATCCACAAAGAGCGTAAAGCCGTTTTTTTAAATTTACCAACTCTCAAAAGTAAATCTTTCATATCGGGCTGACTTACGGATTGTTTTTTCCATAAATCTTTAAAATCTATATTATTATCGTTTTCCATTTTCTTTAAATTTTTGAGTCAGTTTTTCTTTGATCCTGTGAATTTTCACTCTAACATTTGCATCTGAAAGACCAACTATTGTCGCAATTTCTGACTGTTTTACATCTTCTAATTCCAGCGAAATAATAATACGCTCTGTTTCGGGCAACTCAGCAATGCACTTGTATAAAAACTGAATTTGCGGTTCTAATGAAGTTTGTTTTTCTTCTGAAAGATGAATCGGAAGTTCTGATTTTGGGAAACGTTTTTGCTTTTCAATCTGTCTTAAACAATTGTTAGAAGCAATCCTGAAAATCCATGTCCCAATCGCCGATTCGTTTCTAAAAGTTTCCAGTTTCTGCCAGACAATTATAAAGGTTTCCTGAGCTAAATCCTGGGCTGCATCATAATCATTCACAAATCCCATACAAAGTCTGAAAATTCTATCCCAATATGTTTTGTAGATTTCTTCGAATTCCATTTTAAGATTTTAAAAAATGATTCAATTGTGCCAAATACCAGGTTGTGTCATCATACATTATAAAATGCAAGCCTTTGCTGGCATATTGAAAATTGGCTGTTTTCAGGTTTGTATACTGCCCTTCAATTGCTGGTTTTAAATTTATAAAATAATATTCTAATAAAATTAAAGACGGACATTTTATAGCTGCAATTTTATCTCTTAAATCGGTATTGAAAAAATCACAATACATTTCAGCAAATGTTGTTCGATCTGATTTTACGCTCCAATCTACAACCATATCCAATTTCGATTTATCTTCTAAAAGCCTTGGCATAGTTTGTTTCTGCATGTCGCGAAACTGAGTCTCGTTCATGGCTTTCATTTGAGTAACCATTGGCGAACAGTCATTGTTTTCTTTTGATTTAAAAGACGGATCGCTCAAAGCCGCCAAACAAGGCAAAGCATCTACCACTACAATTTTACCTGTCAATTCAGGATAATCAGAGGCAATTGCTAAAGCTAATCCACCGCCCATACTATGACCAATCAAGATTGGTTTTTCAATTTTATTGTCTCTGATGTACGATGCAATTCCATTTTTCCAATTTTCAAATGAAGGATTTGGCTGTGGCTTTACTCCGGCAAATCCGGCCATTGTTAATGTATAGCAAGTAAAATCTTTCTCGAAAGCAGCTCGGGTTTCATTCCAAACCTCTCCAGCAGAAGCAAATCCGGGAATGAATATAATAGTTTGTTTTCCTTTTCCGGTTTTAAGAACTTCAAAAGGATATGATTTTGTTTGAGCGAAAACATTTAGACATAATGCTGAGAATAAGAATGCGATAATTAAGATGATATACTTTTTCATTTTTAATAGTTTTAAGTTGTTAATTAAATCGGATCCGTGCTTTTGATACGGCAACTATTAAAATGTTACAATGCATTTAAAAATTTTCAATAATTAAATTCCAAATCCCAATGTTTACGGGGGAAAATTCCAATAAAAAAAATTAAAACTCCAATGCTTGGTGTGTTTTTTAACCGCAAGGTACGCAAAGAGTTTACGCAAAGAACGCGAGTTATTTTGCTCGCAAAGCCGCTAGGTCGCAAAGTTTTTCCCCAATCTTGTCATCCTGAGAAACGAAGGATCACACAAGATATTCCGCAAACTGAATCGCTCATCTTTGTCGAGTTTCGCGTGTGATCCTTCGTTCCTCAGGATGACAAACTAAGCGATTTTAAAAATAAAAATTCGTGTAAATTAGTGCAATTCGTGGCAAAAAATTAAACACAAAAAAAATCCCAAACCCCAATCGTAAAATTGGAATTTGGAATTTTAATTATTGGAATTTTAAAATAATTAACCGACTAGGTTAATTATTTTCCCAGGAACAATAATCACTTTGTTTGGCGTTCTGCCGTCTAAGTGTTTTTGAGTTCTTTCGTCTTTCATAACGATTTCTTCGATTTGTTCTTTGGTTAAATCCAAAGGCAATTCGATTGTGAAACGCATTTTTCCGTTGAAAGAAACCGGGTATTCTTTATTAGTTTCAACTAAGTGTTTCTCTTCAAAAATTGGGAACGCCACTTCTGAAATTGAAGTTGTGTTTCCTAATTGTGACCATAATTCTTCAGCGATATGCGGTGCATAAGGCGAAACTAAAATCGCTAAGGGCTCTAAAATCGCTCTTGAATGACAGTTTTGAGAAGACAATTCATTCACACAAATCATAAACTGAGAAACCGAAGTATTGAAAGAGAAATTCTCGATATCTTCTGCTACTTTTTTGATGGTTTTATGCAATGATTTCAAATTGTCTTTTGTTGGTTCGTCGTTGTTTACGATTAAACCGTTGTCATCAAAATACAATCTCCATAGTTTTTTCAAGAAACCAAATACTCCGGAAATTCCGGCAGTATTCCAAGGTTTTGCCTGTTCCAACGGACCTAAGAACATTTCGTATAAACGTAATGTATCCGCTCCATATTCTGCGCAAATATCATCTGGCGTTACTACATTGTAATATGACTTAGACATTTTTTCCACTTCGCGTCCTACAATGTATTTTCCGTTTTCATCCAAAACAAATTCAGCCGTATTAAAATCTTCTCTCCAAGCTTTGAACTTTTCAATATTTAATTCATCTGAAGAATTAACAAAATTTACATCAACACGAATTGGCTGTACATTTTGACCTTCAATTTTGTTTTTAGAAACAAAAGTATTCGTTCCTTCCAATCGGTAAACATAAGCCGTTGTACCTAAAATCATTCCCTGATTGATCAGTTTTTTGAATGGCTCTTCGGTTGGAGCAAAACCTTTGTCTTTTAAGAATTTGTTCCAGAAACGAGAATACAATAAATGACCCGTTGCGTGCTCGCTTCCTCCAATGTATAAATCTACACTTTCCCAGTAAGCCAAAGCTTCTTTGCTTGCAAATTCATTTTCATTGTGAGCATCCATATAACGCATCCAGTACCATGAACTTCCCGCCCATCCTGGCATAGTGTTCAATTCTAAAGGAAAAATAGTCACATTGTCAATCAACTGCGTACTAACTACTGAACACTTAACACTGTCCCAAGCCCAAACTGCTGCGTTTCCTAATGGTGGTAAACCATCTTCAGTTGGCAAGTATTTCTCAACTTCCGGCAAAATAATTGGCAAATGCTGAGACTCGATCATTTTTGGTAATCCATTCACATAATAAACTGGGAACGGCTCACCCCAATAACGTTGGCGAGAGAAAACAGCATCACGCAAACGGTAATTGGTTTTACCTTTTCCTTGTCCGATTTCTTCTAACTTTTCAATCGCTTTCTGAGTTCCTTTTTTATAATCTAAACCATTTAAGAAATCAGAATTTGCGATTTCAACGTTGTCTTTTGATCCGTAAGCCGCTTCAGAAATATCAACATTTGCGAAAATGTTT is a window of Flavobacterium crocinum DNA encoding:
- a CDS encoding MmpS family transport accessory protein; translated protein: MKSVLKTLAIVLTLAFTAVSCSSDNDDNGSGNNSRDIRYEITGNYTGTASVTYFEKGGNALNEDLTKLPWTKEFTAEAKSVGASLSASGYGGQAGQTLTGKIYIGGKLENELTATANSDGIIVLSLTPYVFPL
- a CDS encoding DUF4271 domain-containing protein — translated: MIEQLHPRILENKDWATLLFVLTFAVVAMTKSAYETRFSEFSKLIFSDKYAKIYRDNSHMKSSFTVGLFFVQIVSYAFFIQLTMNIFGYASKTDWILFIQIATFLLYFILGKYLIEKIVATSFNIDDFVELFNLQKVTYRTYIGVLILPINAILFYYNNIPQIIPLGIIGISLCISVYSYFISIKTYQNVIIGKLFYFILYLCALEIAPYYFLYYWITKGSA
- a CDS encoding Lrp/AsnC family transcriptional regulator; this encodes MKINSLLIEIDGIDKEILRYLMDDARKPILQIANKIGISGAAIHQRLKKLEQSGVISGSKFTVNPKVLGYNTMAFVGVYLDKASRNSEAVKELRKIPEVLECHYTTGNWSVLIKIICRDNEHLMQLLNTKIQAIEGVSRTETFISLDQQIDRQIQL
- a CDS encoding polyprenol monophosphomannose synthase, which translates into the protein MNDSIVIIPTYNEIENIESIVRAVLSQHKAFHLLIIDDNSPDYTAKKVIALQEEFPDKLFLEQRTKKSGLGTAYVHGFKWALEREYQFIFEMDADFSHNPNDLEKLYDACHFGGADLAIGSRYVKGVNVVNWPLSRVLMSYFASVYVKFITGMKIHDATAGFVCYKREVLEKINLNKIKFVGYAFQIEMKYRTYCAKFQITEVPIIFTDRTKGVSKMSNAIIKEAILGVISLRLRKLVNSL
- a CDS encoding response regulator, which encodes MIYKTVIVDDHPIVISGIAGLLSDLENIKIVEKFGSGLALLDYIEDNTVDLILMDIFLPVINGVDLCKTIKQKHPKIVIIGMSSQSERSLVMQFIQNGGNGYILKNASFDEFKNCIYKAIGGEIVFSEEVKTIISQPLSEELERIPALSRRERDIALLLSQGKSTQEIADDLFLSFLTVQTHRRNILQKYKMKNVAELIAFLLKNNMLN
- a CDS encoding zinc metallopeptidase; its protein translation is MGSGYLIIAGAIMLFSWLVSSQLKSKFELYSKLQLRNGMSGREIAEKMLADNGITDVRVISTPGQLTDHYNPSDKTVNLSEAVYNHRNAAAAAVAAHECGHAVQHAIGYEWLTMRSKLVPIVSVASNYVQWILLAGILMIKAFPGLLLIGIIIFAATTLFSIITLPVEYDASNRALAWLENKHMLTQEEQAGAKDALKWAARTYVVAAIGSIATLLYYISIYAGNRRN
- a CDS encoding uroporphyrinogen-III synthase, which codes for MKVKTILVSQPEPKVENSPYFELQQKHKIKIDFRPFIHVEGVSAKEIRLQKIDLNHYTAIILTSRNAVDHFFRVADEMRYKVPEGLKYFCQSEAVAFYLQKYVVYRKRKIYVGAKDFADLSPLIKKYKDEKFLLPASDQLNADAPVTLNSLKVDWAQAIFYRTVMSDLSDLADVYYDVLAFFSPTGIKSLFKNFPDFKQNDTRIAVFGSTTQKEALDHGLRIDILAPTPETPSMTMALEKYVAEANKGK
- a CDS encoding RNA polymerase sigma factor, producing the protein MEFEEIYKTYWDRIFRLCMGFVNDYDAAQDLAQETFIIVWQKLETFRNESAIGTWIFRIASNNCLRQIEKQKRFPKSELPIHLSEEKQTSLEPQIQFLYKCIAELPETERIIISLELEDVKQSEIATIVGLSDANVRVKIHRIKEKLTQKFKENGKR
- a CDS encoding sensor histidine kinase → MKKIHALLLFLSFSAFSYSQVILSLDDDTAYIDSIVNYTKNVKSDSIKSLNSFRLAKLFLMVQDVKSYKEYLEQANRLKTKFPFIKDAALYYNAYSFAEKGDLEGYEKALLEANEKLKKYRYKEAYRLRAIVLQNYGILQQHKNKENAYMRLLVNEAIPIAKKSGDYELISGLSKAVAIIFMNNNEREKAAEYLDQAQKYIESTTKKSATLAESKMETYIINAENLVELKHFYDAKSILDKAFEILKDYPESNLNDSYFYSEGIYYAKQNKHTEALMSFDKGIKSSARHNNLVALNRLKFAEYEVLFKLKNYDRAKSNIEYLITNTPFIVDKKNYYKELSKVYNATKEYSKAYYYSNKYNVINDSLNDAKLKNEIVELEAKYKKAESEKKISLLQSENEKAVLQVNNNRLNSMLFAVLSFLLFLTVLFLWSWNNYQKKLSFQKEVNHKQELDVLENEKKLSISNALIQGEEIERKRIARDLHDGLGSMLSGLKMHLNLADRENKENNPNINEMLNDSIKELRNISQNLMPESLMKLGLEHALKDLCASYSNSETVIELQYLIKKTSVPEHFKVTIFRIIQELLNNSLKYAKATQILVSCSQNKDVYFITVEDNGIGFNVEHAQKREGMGLRNIKNRVAFLNGKLEIDSVINKGTSTYIELKV
- a CDS encoding dihydroorotase, which translates into the protein MNRILIKNAKIVNEGTIFEGDVLIENDLIVEIADSISLKTSDCIVVDAEGNYLMPGAIDDQVHFREPGLTHKGDIESESRAAVAGGITSFIEQPNTVPNAVTQEILEDKYQIASQKSFANYSFMMGATNDNLEEVLKTNPKNVAGIKIFLGSSTGNMLVDNEAVLEKIFSSTPMLIAVHCEDETTIKNNLAAFKEQYGDDVPVTAHNLIRSAEACYISSSKAVALAKRTGARLHIFHLSTAKEMELFTNKIPLEEKKITAEVCVHHLWFTDEDYKTKGNFIKWNPAVKTADDRAELWKALNDGRIDVIATDHAPHTKEEKMQSYLNAPSGGPLVQHAVVAMFEAHHQGKISVEKIVEKMCHNPAKLFKIEKRGFIKEGYYADLVIVNPSLPWNVKSENILYKCGWSPFEGYTFKSRITHTFVNGELVYNNFKVKDTRAGKRLLFDR